The Vibrio agarivorans genome window below encodes:
- a CDS encoding flagella synthesis protein FlgN — MAALLSLVEFQLKNAQDLNALLIEERAAIASRSTIDIEKLAKDKLTLIEQIQTTDQRIGQHPNVDELKQDGNLTSLVEQINHTIEVCQKENTLNGEALDRAQLSYNRLNNLMQQSQGKIGMTYNADGHTHTLSTLGTSLKA; from the coding sequence ATGGCTGCTTTGCTTAGTCTGGTTGAATTTCAACTAAAAAACGCTCAAGACCTGAACGCTCTCCTCATCGAAGAGAGAGCGGCGATTGCATCGCGTTCGACCATTGACATAGAAAAACTAGCAAAAGACAAATTAACACTCATTGAGCAAATTCAAACGACTGATCAGCGCATTGGGCAGCACCCCAATGTCGACGAGCTTAAACAAGATGGAAACCTTACAAGCTTAGTCGAGCAGATCAATCACACTATTGAAGTATGCCAGAAAGAGAACACCCTTAATGGCGAGGCGCTTGATAGAGCGCAATTGAGCTATAACCGTTTGAATAACTTGATGCAGCAGAGCCAGGGTAAAATCGGCATGACTTATAATGCCGATGGCCATACCCACACCCTATCTACCCTTGGCACAAGCTTGAAAGCATAA
- the flgM gene encoding flagellar biosynthesis anti-sigma factor FlgM: MAGIDNIRTGQTMTTTTRGAQRSDSSSQSTESTGTSQTAQDSVSLSQQSKDIGAMHSNMAQSPSFDSAKVAAIKEAIANGSYSVDAEKLADNMMKFEQELGGF, from the coding sequence ATGGCAGGTATCGATAATATTCGTACGGGTCAGACTATGACGACCACAACGCGTGGCGCACAACGTTCTGATTCGTCTTCACAATCAACAGAGAGCACTGGCACTAGCCAGACTGCACAAGACTCTGTGTCTCTCAGTCAGCAAAGTAAGGACATTGGTGCGATGCACTCAAACATGGCGCAATCACCAAGCTTTGATAGTGCAAAAGTTGCTGCTATTAAAGAAGCGATCGCTAACGGCTCATACTCGGTCGATGCTGAGAAGTTAGCTGACAATATGATGAAATTTGAGCAGGAGCTAGGCGGTTTCTAA
- a CDS encoding chemotaxis protein CheV, translating to MTGVLDTVNQRTQLVGQNRLELLTFRLMGRQRYGINVFKVKEVLQCPKLTSMPNLNPLVKGIAHIRGQTISVIDLSLAIGGRPTTDIDKCFIVISEFNRTIQGFLVSSVERIINMHWEAILPPPDGAGKGNYLTAVTNIDNELVEILDVEKILAEIAPIDESMDSSIGEEIAQAETEKEIVRRILIADDSTVARKQVQRAIESIGFEVVAAKDGKEAYRMLLEMAEKGKISDQISLVISDIEMPEMDGYTLTAEIRRNADLKDLYVILHSSLSGVFNQAMVERVGANSFIAKFNPDELGNAVKSALTV from the coding sequence ATGACCGGCGTTTTGGATACGGTTAACCAGCGCACGCAACTTGTTGGGCAGAACCGCCTAGAACTTTTAACGTTCCGATTAATGGGGCGCCAGCGCTACGGCATTAACGTATTTAAGGTAAAAGAAGTTCTTCAGTGTCCGAAACTGACGTCTATGCCCAACCTTAATCCTTTGGTTAAGGGAATTGCACATATTCGTGGACAAACAATTTCGGTGATCGACCTTAGCCTCGCTATTGGTGGTCGCCCAACAACAGATATTGATAAATGCTTTATTGTTATTTCTGAGTTTAACCGTACGATTCAAGGTTTCCTTGTCTCGTCAGTTGAGCGCATTATCAACATGCACTGGGAGGCGATTTTGCCGCCGCCAGATGGCGCAGGTAAAGGAAACTATCTCACGGCAGTGACCAATATCGATAATGAACTGGTTGAAATTCTTGATGTTGAGAAGATTCTTGCCGAGATCGCACCAATCGATGAGTCAATGGACTCGTCAATCGGTGAAGAGATTGCCCAAGCTGAAACAGAAAAAGAGATTGTTCGCCGTATTCTTATTGCCGATGACTCAACCGTAGCGCGTAAGCAGGTTCAACGTGCTATTGAGTCGATTGGTTTTGAGGTTGTGGCAGCGAAAGACGGTAAAGAAGCCTACCGCATGCTGCTTGAAATGGCAGAGAAAGGCAAAATCAGTGACCAGATCTCTCTTGTCATTTCAGATATTGAGATGCCAGAGATGGATGGTTACACACTCACGGCAGAAATTCGCCGAAATGCAGACTTAAAAGATCTCTATGTAATCCTTCACTCATCGTTGAGTGGGGTATTTAACCAAGCTATGGTTGAGCGAGTGGGAGCAAACTCTTTCATTGCGAAGTTTAACCCTGATGAGCTAGGAAATGCAGTGAAATCAGCACTGACAGTTTAA
- the flgP gene encoding flagellar assembly lipoprotein FlgP — protein sequence MALLGVMSFMMVGCQPLTPMYDDRFLTAVGYASISEQTGKNLEEKQVRAMRASKIDAYRELAEQVYGMRVSGRADLTDQRLGTETTSGAVDGVIRGAEVVRSYKVGDSYVTELRLDVDKMERLRDYGEVQQVPERRRQTLF from the coding sequence ATGGCCCTTTTAGGGGTAATGAGCTTTATGATGGTTGGCTGTCAGCCGCTGACACCAATGTATGACGATCGCTTTTTAACGGCGGTAGGGTACGCAAGTATCAGTGAGCAAACGGGCAAAAACCTTGAAGAGAAGCAAGTGCGTGCGATGCGCGCCTCAAAAATTGATGCTTATCGCGAACTTGCAGAGCAGGTCTACGGTATGCGAGTTAGTGGGCGAGCTGATCTAACGGACCAAAGGCTAGGTACAGAAACCACCTCTGGAGCGGTTGATGGTGTAATTCGTGGTGCGGAAGTGGTACGCAGTTATAAAGTGGGTGATAGCTATGTCACTGAGCTGCGTCTTGATGTCGATAAAATGGAACGCTTACGTGATTATGGTGAAGTGCAACAAGTACCAGAACGAAGACGACAAACCCTCTTCTAA
- the flgA gene encoding flagellar basal body P-ring formation chaperone FlgA translates to MKQNGIFYSYRRASTIFMCRKSVNSIYIFIGLFVSFFSFFSQAATPEQIDAIKATAEEFVLDRVIPPEAGDIEARAGNIDSRVFATDCYTGLVASSSNTRSTSNMTVLVECPEDAWRIYVPVRIITTGPQVTALTSLARGHLITAADVTVSYIDVNRSRRQGFTDIDQVVGSKVKRSIRAGSTIERGDVCVVCRNEEVMIKAERNGMTISTKGTALSDGSIGEQIRVKNNKSNRIIDASVSGIGEVSVQF, encoded by the coding sequence ATGAAGCAGAATGGTATATTCTATTCATATCGACGTGCCAGTACCATATTTATGTGTAGAAAATCAGTTAATAGTATTTACATTTTTATCGGTCTTTTTGTTTCTTTCTTTAGCTTTTTTTCTCAAGCGGCGACACCGGAGCAAATTGACGCAATCAAAGCGACCGCGGAAGAGTTTGTTTTGGACCGAGTAATCCCACCTGAGGCTGGCGATATAGAGGCGCGTGCCGGCAATATTGACTCAAGAGTCTTTGCTACCGATTGTTATACCGGTTTGGTCGCTTCATCGTCGAATACCCGCTCAACCAGTAACATGACGGTTCTCGTAGAGTGTCCTGAAGACGCATGGCGCATCTACGTTCCAGTCAGAATCATCACGACGGGCCCACAAGTCACCGCCCTCACCTCGCTTGCTCGAGGTCACTTGATAACCGCAGCAGATGTGACCGTATCTTACATCGATGTGAATCGGTCGCGCCGTCAAGGTTTTACTGATATCGACCAAGTTGTAGGCTCAAAGGTTAAACGCTCAATTCGTGCCGGAAGCACAATAGAACGTGGCGATGTCTGTGTGGTTTGTCGCAATGAAGAGGTCATGATCAAAGCGGAGCGCAACGGTATGACAATCTCTACTAAGGGTACTGCGCTATCAGATGGCTCGATAGGAGAGCAAATCAGGGTGAAAAATAACAAATCCAATCGTATAATTGATGCGAGTGTATCGGGTATTGGTGAAGTTTCAGTACAGTTTTAA
- a CDS encoding FlgO family outer membrane protein, whose amino-acid sequence MKKWLTLVPVVFLTACAYAPIYNGKEPYSGSQFMLMDSPRHTLDYFIDSMTEDLMISNTSVTARTPVAVTSFVDLQNMDTTNWLGNSVSEGFIHQFQRRGFKVVDYKTTGNIQVTQEGDFAFSRDWKDLTHEQEVQYVLTGTMLRQEGGVIINARVVGMQSRVVVATAQGFLPADRIGRDLDTLNSIRTQDGVLIRSDPTMTQPYTVTLRP is encoded by the coding sequence ATGAAAAAGTGGTTGACGCTAGTTCCCGTTGTTTTTTTAACAGCGTGTGCTTATGCGCCGATTTATAATGGCAAAGAACCCTACAGTGGTTCTCAGTTTATGTTGATGGACAGTCCACGTCATACGCTTGATTATTTTATTGATAGCATGACCGAAGACTTGATGATTTCAAACACCAGTGTGACGGCTCGCACGCCAGTTGCTGTGACCTCCTTTGTAGATCTACAAAACATGGACACTACCAACTGGTTAGGTAATTCTGTTTCAGAAGGATTTATCCATCAGTTTCAGCGCCGTGGGTTTAAGGTCGTGGATTACAAAACCACAGGTAATATTCAAGTCACGCAAGAAGGCGATTTTGCTTTTAGCCGCGATTGGAAGGACCTAACACACGAGCAAGAGGTGCAGTACGTATTGACAGGTACCATGCTTCGTCAAGAAGGTGGTGTGATCATTAACGCGCGTGTTGTGGGAATGCAATCGCGTGTTGTTGTGGCAACGGCTCAGGGCTTTTTGCCTGCCGATCGCATAGGTCGTGATCTTGATACTCTAAATTCTATTCGTACCCAAGACGGTGTGTTAATTCGTTCTGATCCAACCATGACACAGCCTTATACTGTGACGTTGAGACCATAG
- a CDS encoding flagellar assembly protein FlgT, whose translation MKKIFKQVISTLCIFACTLPASAAWYEVTGTATVVSSEEVARIHALEDAIYRAVGFAGADIGSISNITPFLESARKEYQFTGHEIRTILIDTQKVRGGVMQVKAKIDIYPSASTCRTDQYKKTFLVGNFDIASPQQAVMGQVYNLGRDYSEVVSRQLEQESLSFVSLGTTNYEIGRVYPQRTKMIAQDTGAHYIIAGAITDLTATIDEKVFKDDIINRQFALEIQVYDGKTGHEIYQQNYREVAKWPFSRTSQVDTRSARFWASTYGDMMLRLSRNIMLDLESELSCKMTLPQVISKSGNNLTIDLGRIHGVEKGDKLNVWHTSSFIDQHGLPRNQVSQSGITVTVSRVYEQEAEVSIDQPDLAGAIQIGDVMHKDL comes from the coding sequence ATGAAAAAGATTTTTAAACAAGTAATATCAACCCTTTGCATATTTGCTTGTACTTTACCCGCCTCTGCTGCGTGGTATGAAGTCACAGGCACGGCAACGGTTGTCTCTTCTGAAGAGGTGGCAAGGATCCATGCACTCGAAGATGCGATCTATCGTGCTGTTGGGTTTGCAGGGGCGGACATTGGTAGTATCAGCAACATTACGCCCTTCCTAGAAAGCGCCCGTAAAGAGTACCAGTTCACCGGACATGAAATCAGAACCATCCTGATCGATACTCAAAAGGTCAGAGGTGGCGTCATGCAAGTAAAGGCAAAAATCGATATCTACCCATCGGCAAGTACTTGCCGTACAGACCAATACAAAAAGACGTTCTTAGTCGGCAACTTTGATATCGCAAGCCCCCAGCAAGCCGTCATGGGGCAAGTGTATAACTTAGGCCGAGATTACTCTGAAGTAGTCAGCCGCCAATTAGAGCAAGAGTCTCTGAGCTTTGTATCACTCGGCACAACTAACTATGAAATAGGTCGTGTTTATCCACAGCGCACGAAAATGATCGCCCAAGACACCGGAGCACATTACATTATTGCGGGCGCAATTACCGACCTCACCGCCACTATCGATGAAAAAGTGTTTAAAGATGACATTATCAATCGCCAGTTTGCCCTAGAAATCCAAGTCTACGACGGCAAGACAGGCCATGAGATTTATCAACAAAACTATCGTGAGGTTGCCAAGTGGCCCTTCTCTCGAACCAGTCAGGTTGATACTCGTAGCGCACGATTTTGGGCTTCAACCTACGGCGACATGATGCTGAGATTAAGTCGCAATATTATGCTTGATTTGGAATCTGAGCTCTCATGCAAGATGACATTGCCGCAAGTCATTAGCAAATCTGGCAATAATCTCACTATTGACCTAGGGCGGATTCACGGCGTCGAGAAAGGCGACAAATTGAATGTATGGCATACCAGCTCATTCATTGACCAACACGGCCTGCCACGTAATCAGGTCTCGCAAAGTGGAATTACGGTAACGGTCAGCCGCGTCTATGAACAAGAAGCCGAGGTGAGTATTGATCAACCTGATCTTGCTGGAGCCATTCAGATCGGTGACGTAATGCATAAAGATCTGTAG